The genomic segment CGCGCGCGCAGGAATTCGGCGCGCACCACGCCGGTGAGCGCGGGCCAGCCGAAGAGGATGGTGACGAAGACCAGCAGCCAGAAGCTGCGCCCGAGGATCGCGAAGAGGATGATGATGACGTAAAGCGAGGGGGTCGAGGACCAGATCTCCATCAGCCGTTGCAGCACGAGATCGACCCGCCCGCCGAAATAGCCCTGCACCGCCCCCGCCGCGATGCCGATCAGCGAGGACACCGCGGTCACGATCAGCGCGAACAGGATCGAGGTGCGGAAGCCGTAGATCACCCGCGCAAGCACGTCGCGCGCGGTGTCATCGGTGCCCAGCCAATGCGCGGCATCAGGCGCCGAGGGCGCGGCGCCGACATTGTTGATCGTGCGGTAATGGTAGCGGATCGGCGGCCAGATCATCCACCCGCGCTCCACCGCCTCGCCGCCGACCATGCCGGTGGCGCGGGCCTCGGCCATCGTGTCTTCGGGCGTATCCCAGCATTCCTCGCGCCCGCCGGTCACGATCAGACATTGCACCGCCGGGTCGCGATAGATCGCCTCGGTGCGGAAATCGCCGCCAAAGGTGGTCTCGGGGTAGAATTTGTAAACCGGCAGGTAGAGCGCGCCGCGGTAGCTCACCAGGATCGGTTTGTCATTGGCCAGAAGCTCGGCAAAGAGCGAAAGCACGAAGAGCGTGCCGAAGATCACCAGCGACCAGAGCGCGCGGCGGTTGGCCTTGAAATTGCGCCAGCGGCGCGCGTTGAGCGGGCTCAGTCTCATCCCTGCCTCCGCTCGAAATCGATCCGGGGGTCGACGAAGGCATAGGTCAGGTCGGAGAGGATGCCGACCACGAGCGAGATCAGCCCGAAGACGTAAAGCGTGCCGAAGATCACCGGGTAATTGCGCTCGACCGCCGCCTGGAAGCCCAGAAGCCCCAGCCCGTCGAGCGAGAAGATCGTCTCGACGATGATCGAGGAGCCGAAGAACACGCCGAGGAAGGTCGCCGGGAAGCCCGCGATCACGATCAGCATCGCGTTGCGGAACACATGGCCGTAGAGCACGCGGCTCTCGCTCAGGCCCTTGGCGCGGGCGGTTACCACATATTGTTTGTTGATCTCGTCAAGAAACGAGTTCTTGGTCAGCAGCGTCATGGTCGCAAAGCTCGCGATCGTGGTGGCGGCGACCGGCAGACAGATGTGCCACAGGTAATCGAGCGCCTTGCCCATCAGGCTGAGCTCGGCGAAATTGTCCGAGGTCAGCCCCCTGAGCGGGAAGATCTTCCAAAACGACCCGCCCGCGAACAGCACCATCAACATCACCGCGAAGAGAAACGACGGGATCGCATAGCCGACGATGATCGCGCCCGAGGTCCAGGTGTCGAACGGCGTGCCGTCCTTGACCGCCTTGCGGATGCCGAGCGGGATCGAGATCAGATAAGCGAGCAGCGTCGACCAGAGCCCGAGCGTGATCGAGACCGGCATCTTGTCGAGGACAAGCTCCACAACCGTCTGATTATGAAAGAAACTCTTGCCAAAATCGAAGCGCAGATAATCGCCCATCATGAGGAAGAACCGCTGCCAGGCGGGGATCTTTTCCTTCACGCAGGCGGGGTCTTTCAGATCGGGCGCATGGCCCGGCGGGCAGGTGATGCGCGCAAACCCCATCTGCACCTCGAGCTGGGCAAGGAGCTCGGGCGAGATGCCGCGCGCGCCCTGATAGCCGCTCTCCTCGACACCGCCCTGGCCCGCGCCCGCATCGCCCCCGCCCGAGAGGTTGCGCATCGCATCCGCCTCGCCCTGCACGCGCGCGATGATCTGTTCGATCGGCCCGCCCGGCACGAATTGCGTCAGCGTGAAGTTGATCACCATGATCCCGATCAACGTCGGGATGACCAGAAGCAACCGCCTCAGGATATAGGCGCCCATGCCTGCCCTGCCTCTCCGTTGAGCCCGCTCAGAACGCCCCGGCGGCCTTCAGTTTTTCGGCTTTTTCGGGGTTATACCACCAGAAATCGAGCTCGCCCAGAGCATAGGGCGGCAGCGTTTCGGGGTGCTCATACATGTCGAAATAGGCGACCGTATGGGTGGCCTTGAACCATTGCGGCACCCAGAAATGGAGCGCGCGCAACGCCCGGTCGAGCGCATGGACCCGCGGCACCAGCTCCTCATGGGTCGTCGCCGCCTCGACCTTGGCGATCAGCGCGTCAATGGCCGGGTTCGCCAGCCCCATCGCGTTGAACACATCGTCCACCGACCCCGAGCCGAAATATTGCTGCAGATCCGCGCCGGGGATCTCGCCTTGGCCGAAATGCGCGGTGATCAGGTCGTAATCATGGCTGCGGCTGCGGTTTTCATATTGCGCATCATCGACCCGCGCCATCGAGGCATCGACGCCGAGCGCGCGCAGGTTCTCGACATAGGGGTTGATCACCCGGTCGAAGGTCTGGCTGTCGTTGAGGATCTCGACCTTGAGCATCTGCCCGGCCGCGTTGCGCCGCATGCCATCCGCGCCGACCTCCCAGCCCGCCGCATCGAGGAGCGCCGAGGCCTTGCGCAGGTTGCCCCGGTCGAGCTGGCGCGCGCCCGAGACCGGCGCCGTGACCGCCGGCGCCTCCAGCACCCCCGCGGGCAGATCCTTGGCCACGGGCGCGAGCAGCGCGCGCTCCTCCGGCGAGGGCCTGCCGGTCGCGGCGAGATCGGAGTTCTCCCAGATCGAGTTCACCCGGGCGTAAAGCCCGTAGAAGAGCGTCTCGTTCGACCATTCGAAGTTGAACATCAGCCCGAGCGCCTCGCGCACGCGGATATCCTGGAACTGCGCGCGGCGCAGGTTGATGGCGAAGCCCTGCCCCGAGGCGATATTGCCGTCGGGCAGCGCGGCCTTGACCACCGCGCCCGATTGATAGGCCGGGAAATCATAGCCCGTTGCCCAGATCAGCGAGCTGGCCTCGTTGCGGAACGTGTAGGTGCCCGCCTTGAACCCCTCGAAAGCGGCCTGATAATCGCCGTAATATTCGACCCGGATCTTGTCGAAATTCGCCCGCCCGAGGTTGATCGGCAGCTTGGCGCCCCAGTAATCGGGGTTGCGCTTCCAGACCACCGTGCGCCCCTCGCGCGCGCTGTCGAACAGATAGGGCCCCGAGCCGATCAGCGGTTTGTCGGAGGATTTCGCGAGGTCGATGCCGTCGCGGGTGAACTGCGCCTTCGAGAAGACCGGCAGCCCGCCCGCCGCCTGGATGATATCGCGGCGCGGATACTCGGCGGTGAAGGTGAATTTGATCCGCCGCGCGTCGAGCACCTCGGCCGAGGCGATCTGCTGCGCCACCACCGCGCGGAAGCTCGACAGCCCCTTGTCGCGCAGCTGTTCATAGGAAAAGAGCACGTCCTCGGCGGTCATCGGCGTGCCGTCGGAAAACGTGATCCCCTCGCGCAGCGTGAAGATCACCCAATCCTTCGAGGGCGGATAGTCGAAACTCTCGCACAAGAGGCAATAGGCCTCGCCGACGGTATCGGCCGTGCCGGTGAGCAGCGTCTCATGCCCGATCGAGGAGAGCGCGGCGGCGCGGCCCTCGAGCGTGTAGGGGTTGAAATTGTCAAACGCGCCCGGCGCCCATTCCGAGATCTCGCCGCCCTTCGGGGCCTCGGGGTTGACGTAATCGAGATGGGCGAAATCGGGGGGATATTTCAGCTCCCCCAGCGTCGCGATCGCGGAGGCCGTGATCACCTCCTCGGCCCGCGCCGTGCCGAGCCCCGCCAGAAGCGCCGCGCCCACCATCAGCCCCGTCAGCCCCGCGCGCAGCCCCGCCGCCCGCATCTCAACCGCCCGTGCAACCGCCATCCGGCCCTCCCCTTCATCGCTTTCGCCCAGCTAAAAGCCCCCGCCCCGCGGGCGCAAGGCGCAACTGCGTGAGGCAGAACGAAAAAGGCCGCACCCGGGGGCGCGGCCTGATCCTTGCGCGGCTTGCGCGGCTTACTGGCTGATCGATTGCAGGTAAGCGATCACGTTGTAGCGGTCTTCGTCCTTGGGCAGGCCGGCGAAGGCCATCTTGTTGCCCGGGATGTAATCCTTCGGCTTGGCGAGCCAGGCGTCGAGCATCTCGATCGTCCAGACGCCGCCATGGGCCTTCACGCCATCCGAATAGGCGAAATCGGCGACCGAGCCGACCGCGCGGCCGACAACGCCGTCGAGATGCGGGCCGGTGGCGTTGGTGCCGTCGACCTTGTGGCAGGCCTTGCACTTGCCAAACACCTTCTCGCCCTTGGCCGCATCGCCCGCGCCGAGCACGACAGCCACCTCTTCTTCCGCCGGGGCCGCATCGCCGCCCGCGCCGCCCGGCGCCGCGGTCATCGCCACGACGTTCTCGCCGGTGGGCTGCGCCTTCAGGGTGAAGAGGGCATCCGAGGCTTTCGAGACGACGATAAGGAACAGCCCGGCGCCGACCACGCCCACGACTGCCTTGAGAATATTCTTGAACATGGCTCTTCCCTGATATGGCTGTTCAGTTGAGCGCATGTATCCGCCTTTGCCCCCCGCTTTCAAGGGATCTTTGCCGCGCCGCGCCCGCCGATCCCGCTAACAGCGGCGGATTTTCGCAGTTTCGCGCGCGCCCCGCGGCCCGCGCACGGCGAATGCCGCTTTTCTCACCGGCGCCCGCGCGCTAAGGCTGGCCGCACGAGCAGGGAGGACGAGATGAGCCAGATGAAAACCGGACGGATCGCGTTTCAGGGCGAGCCGGGCGCCTATTCGCACGAGGCCTGCCGCGAGACCTGCCCCGAGATGGAGGCGCTGCCCTGCGCCACCTTCGAGGAGGTGATCGAGGCGGTCAATTCGGGCCGCGCCGATCTCGCGATGCTGCCGGTCGAGAATTCGACCTATGGGCGCGTGGCCGATATCCACCGGCTGTTGCCGGAATCGGGGCTGCATATCCTGGGCGAGCATTTCCTGCGGGTGCGGATCTCGCTGATGAGCCTGCCGGGCACGCCGCTTTCCGCGGTGGAGAAGGTGCGCGCCCATCTCGTGCTGCTGCCGCAATCGGCGCGGTTTCTGAAAACCCACAACATCACCGGCATCGCCGCCGCCGACAGCGCGGGCGCCGCGCTCGCGCTGGCCGAGAGCCGCACGCCGCATGAGGGCGTTCTGGCCTCCGAACTCGCCGCCGAGATCTACGGCCTCGAGGTGCTCGCCCGCGATATCGAGGACCACGGCCACAACACCACGCGCTTCCTGATCATGGGCCGCGCGCCCGATCTCACCCGCCGCGGCGAGGGGCCGATGATGACCACCTTCGTCTTCGAGGTGCGCAACATCCCCGCCGCGCTCTACAAGGCGCTCGGCGGTTTTGCGACCAATGGCGTGAACATGACCAAGCTCGAGAGCTACATGGTCGACGGCAATTTCACCGCAACCCGCTTTTACGCCGATATCGAGGGCCACCCCGAAGACCCCAATGTCGCGCTCGCGCTCGATGAGCTGCGCTATTTCACCGCGCATCTCAACCTGCTCGGGGTCTATCCCTCCGACCGGCGCCGCAACGACTGATCTCAGCCCTCAGCGGCGCCCTTCATCTCGAGCGCGCGGGCGAAGAGCTTCACCCGCTCGGCGAATTTGCGCTCGAGATTGGCGCGGCCGAGCTTGGCCGACTGGATCATCAGCCGCGCGCCGAGCGTGCGCGGCTTGACCTCGAGCGCCGCCACGAGCCGCGTGCGCGACCGCGACAGCGCCACCATCCGCAGCTCGAGCACCATCGCGAAGGAGGACGATTCGCCCGCGTAATCAAGCGCCTCGGGCCGCTCGAAGCGGCGCAGATCGGCGAGGATCTGGCGCGGCTTGCCGCGGAAGCGGAAGCCGATGTCCCACGACATCCCCGCCCCCGGCGCAGAAAGCGTATCGAGCCGCTTGAGCGACACCCCCCGCTTGAGCGCGGCGCGCTCGAACCGCGACACATCGCACAGCTCGTCGAAAAGCGCCTCGGCAGGCAGCTCGATATCCTCGCGCGTCGACAGTTTCATGCGCTCTCCTGACAGGCTTGGGGCTTTGGCGCAGCTTTGCCGTCAAACCAGCCGGTCCGCAAGCCATTGCCGCAGCATCCAGCCCGCAATTGCACCGGCGCGCGGCGCGCGGATCACAGGGTCGGTGCCGGCAAAGACCTCGGCGAGGCGCTCGCGGCTGATCCAGAGCGCATCCTCGATCTCGGCGGGGTCGAGGGTGATCTCGGCGTTCACCGCCTCGGCGTGACAGCCGAGCATCAGCGAGGCGGGGAAGGGCCAGGGCTGCGAGGCGAGGAAGCGCACCGCCCCGACCCGCACGCCGCTCTCCTCGAAGACCTCGCGCGCGACCGTCGCCTCGAGCGTCTCGCCGGGCTCCATGAACCCCGCAAGGCAGGAATACATCCCCTCGGGCCAGCCGGGGCTGCGCCCGAGCAGCACCGCATTGCCGCGGGTGACGAGCATGATCGCGACCGGCTCGATGCGCGGGAATTGCACCGCCCCGCAGCCGGTGCAGCGCCGCTGCCAGCCCGCCGCCTCCGGCTCGGTCGCCGCCCCGCAGGCCGGGCAGAAGCCATGGCGCGCGTGCCAGGTCAGAAGCCCCCGCGCCGTCGCCGCAAGCTCGGCCGCGCGCGCGTCGAGCGCGGTCATCTGGCCGCGCAGCTCGGCAAAGCGCGCGCCTTCGGGCAGGTCGGGGTGGCTGTGCTCGCTCGCGTCGAAAAACGCCTCCGGGTCAGGCAGATCGCCGCCCGGATGCCAGCCCGAGACATCGCGCGCAAAGACCGCCCTGCCCTCGGACAGCCCGAGGAAGATCTCCGCGCGGCTGGCCTCGAAGATCACATGATCCGCGTCGAGCGCCGCCAGCCCCGCGCCGACAGGCCCCGAGACGCCCCGCGCCCCCGGCCCCGCAAAGAGCGGCCGCCCGCGCCAGACCGGCAAGATCGCCGCCGCGGCGCGCAGCGCGGCAAGCGCCTGCGGGTCGGCGCGCAGATGCGCGGCGCGGTCAAACCCCGAAGCCTCGAAGGCAAGCCCCGGCCGGGGCGAAACAGGCGCGGATGACGGCATGAGAACCTCCTCGACAGCGCTTTTCTCTTGGCACGGACCGCGCGCCTTGACCAGCAGCGTTGCACAGATGCCGCGCCAAAAGCTGAACCGGGCCAGAGAGTTAATTCAGGGCTGGGCCTCGGCGGAAAACTACCCTAGGTTGAGTTGCGGCCCCCGGGCCGCCCCCTCTCCCCCCCCCGCGATCCGTCGCGGACAGAAGGCAATTCGATGGCAGAACCTCCTGACCAGCCCCCCTCTGGCCAGCCCGAGACACCAGCGCCCCCGGTCGTATCGCTGCGACTGCTCGAGACGACGGATCTGCACGGCCATATCCAGGGCTATGATTACGCCGCCAACGCGCCCAGCGCCTCGGTCGGCCTTGCGCGCCTCGCCGGGCTGATCGCGCAGGCTCGCGCCGAGGTCGAGGCCAGCCTGCTCTTCGACAACGGCGATTTCCTGCAAGGCACGCCGATGATGCAATATTGGGCGCAGGTGCGCGGCCTTGGCCCGGGCGAGATCCACCCGATGATCGCGGCGATGAACGCGGTGGGCTATGACGCCGCGACGCCGGGCAACCACGATTTCAACTTCGGGCTCGGGTTCCTCAGGCGCGCGCTGGCGGGGGCGCGCTTCCCGCTCGTTTGCGCCAATGCGGTACGCCGCGTCGGCGCCACCCCGGCCGAGGACGAGACCCTGCTGCCGCCCTGGACGATCCTCGAGCGCGAGCTCACCGACAGCCACGGCGCGCGCCGCAAGCTGCGGATCGGGGTGATCGGCTGCCTGCCCGCGCAATTCGTCGAATGGGACCGCATCCACCTCGAGGGCCAGCTCGAGGCGCGCGGCCTGCTCGCGGCGGCGCGGGCGCATCTGCCGGCGCTGCGCGCGCAAAAGCCCGATCTCGTGATCGCGCTGGCCCATACCGGCATCGCCGCGGCCCTGCCGCTGCCCGAGCTCGATTGCGACAACGAAAACCTCGCGCTGCCGCTGGCGCGGATCGAGGGGATCGACGTGCTCTTGTGCGGCCATAACCACCTGTGCTTCCCCGGCCCCGATATCGCCGAGGGCGGCGGCATCGACCCTGTGCGCGGCACGCTGGCAGGCAAACCCGCGATGATCCCGGGGCGCTGGGGCTCGCATCTGGGGGTGATGGATCTCACCCTCGAGGAGGGGCCGGCGGGCTGGCGGATCCGCGATTTCCGCACCGAGCTGCGCGCGATCAGCCGCCGCCCCGCGCCGGGCTGCCCGGCCGCGCCGCTGGTGGCCGAGGACACCGGGATCCTCGCGCTCAACGCCGAGGCCCACCGCGAAACCCTGCGATATACCAAACGCGCGATCGGCACGCTGACGGCGCCGCTGCACAGCTTCTTCTCGCAAATCGCCCCCGATGCCGCGCTCTCCCTCGTCGCCGAGGCGCAGGCCGCCCATGTCCGCGCCCGCCTGATCGGCCGCCCGCAGGCCGAGCTGCCGCTCTTGAGCGCGGTCTCGCCGTTCAAATGCGGCGGCCGCGGCGGGCCCGATCATTACCTCGAGCTGCCCCCCGGCCCGCTCACCATCCGCCATATCACCGATCTTTACGCCTTCCCCAATGTCGTCAGCGCGCTCGAACTCACCGGCGCCGAGCTGCGCGACTGGCTCGAGCGCGCCGCGGGCATGTTCCGCCGCATCACCCCCGGCCGGGCCGACCAACAGCTGCTGAACCTCGACTTCCCCTGCTACAATTTCGACGTGATCGCGGGGCTCACCTATGAGATCGACCTGACCCAGCCCGCGCGGTTTTCGCCCACCGACGGGCGGCTGCGCAACGGTTCGGCGCGCCGGATCCGCGATCTGCGGTTTCAGGGCGCGCCGCTCGACCCGCAGGCGCGCTTCATCCTCGCCACCAACAGCTATCGCAGCGCCGGCGCGGGCCATTTCATCCGCCCGCAGCGCCCCGCGCTCAACCTCGGCCCCGCCGAAACCTCGTTCGATGCGCTGATCACCCATCTGAGCGCCACCTCGCCGGTGCCGCGCACCCCGCCCCGGCCGATCTGGCGCTTCGCGCCGATGCCGGGCACCAGCGTGCTGTTCCGCACCAGCCCCCGCGCGGCGCCGTTTCTGGGCGAGATCGACGCCTACCGCCATGAGACCCTCGGCCTCGACACGCAGGGGTTCTTGCGGATTCGCCTGCATCTCTGACCGGCGAGCTTCGCCTTTTGATGCAAATTTGTGCATGGGTTGAATTTTTGACCGCTTGATAAGCTTTCACCCCGCGCCGCGCCGCCCGACCGTGGCGCCGCCCTTACGCCGCGCCCGGCAAGCTCGCAGGATCATCCCGAACCAAAGACGGAGATCGAGATGTTCCACCGCACCCTGCGCGCGCTTGGCGCCGCCGCGCTGATCGGCACCGCGCTGAGCGCCCCCGCGCTCGCCGAGACCAAAATCCCCTTCACGCTCGACTGGAAATTCGAAGGCCCCGCGGCGCCCTATTTCCTCGCGCTCGACAAGGGCTATTACAAGGCCGAGGGGCTCGATGTGGAAATCTCCGAGGGCGCGGGCTCGCTCGACGCGATCCCGAAGGTCGCGACCGGCGCCTATCCGTTCGGCTTTTCCGACATCAACTCGCTGATGAAATTCCTCGACCAGAACCCCGGCGCCCCGGTGACCGCGGTGATGATGGTCTATGACAAGCCGCCCTTTGCGGTGGTCGGGCGCAAATCGCTCGGCATCGAGACGCCGAAGGATCTCGAGGGCAAGGTGCTCGGCGCGCCGCCGCCCGATGGCGCCTGGGCGCAGTTCCCGATCTTTGCCGCCGAGCAGGGCCTCGACATGACGAAGATCACCGTCGAGCCGGTCGGCTTCCCGGTGCGCGAGCCGATGCTCGCCGAGGGCAAGGTCGCCGCGGTGACCGGCTTCTCCTTCACCTCGACGCTCTCCTCGATCCGCCTCGGCGTGCCGGAGGACGACCTCAAGGTGCTCCTGATGGCCGATTACGGCGTCGCGCTTTACGGCAATGCGATTCTCGTCAACACCGAGTTCGCCAAGGCCAACCCCGAGGTGGTGACCGGCTTCCTGCGCGCCACCGCGAAGGGCTGGAAAGACGCGATCTCCGCCCCCGAAACCGCCATCGACAGCCTGATGACGCGCAATGTCGCCGCCGACAAGGCGCTCGAGACCCGGCGCCTCGAGATGGCGATCAAGGACAACGTGCTGACCGATTACGTCAAGGAGCACGGCATCGGCGCGGTCGACCCGGCGCGTTTTGCCAAGGCGATCGACCAGACGGGCTCGGTCTATGAGTTCAAGGCCACCCCCGACGCGGCCCTCTATTTCGACCCGAGCTACCTGCCCAAAGATGGCAGCCTGATGCTGCAATAACCGGCGGGGGCCTTCGGGCCCCCGTCCTCTTCCGGGGTGGGCGCATGACAAAATTCATAGATATCAAGGGCGTGAAACACGCCTACAAGACCCGCAACGGGCTCTTGCCGGTGCTCGACGGGCTCGATGTCGAGGTCGGCCAGGGCGAGTTCTGCGCGGTCGTCGGCCCCTCGGGCTGCGGGAAATCGACGCTGACGCGGCTCGTCTCGGGGCTGATGCGCCCCGATGGAGGCGCGGTCGTGCTCGACGGCCAGGAGGTCTCGAGCCCGCGCAAGACCGTCGGCATGGCGTTTCAGAACCCGGTCATGCTCGAATGGCGCACGATCCTCGAAAACGTCATGCTGCCGCTCGAGATCGTCGCGCCGAAGATGCCCCGCGCCGAGGCCGAGGCCCGCGCCGAGCATCTGCTCGCCATGGTCGGGCTGAAGGGCTTCGAGAAGAAACGCCCCTCCGAGCTTTCCGGCGGCATGCGCCAGCGCGCCAGCCTGTGCCGCGCGATCGTGCACAAGCCACAGGTGCTGATCATGGATGAACCCTTCGGCGCGCTCGACAATTTCACCCGCGAGGATCTGTGGCAGACGATGCGCGATCTGCGCGCGGCCGAGCCCTTCACCTGCATCCTGATCACCCATGACCTGCGCGAAAGCGTGTTCCTCGGCGATCAGGTGATCGTGCTCTCGGGCCGCCCCGCGCGCACCCAATATGTGCTCGATGTCGATCTGCCTGCCGACCGCACGATCGACATCCTCTACGAGCCCAAAGCCGTCGAGATGCTGCACCTGTTGCGCGACCAGATCCGCATCGCCCAAGGCCGCGACGGAGGCGCCCACTGATGGACAAGGCCCAGAAAATCATCGTCCCCCTGCTCGCGATCCTCGTCTTCCTGATGCTCTGGGAGGGCATCGTCTGGATCAACGACTGGCCCAATTACGTCATGGCCTCGCCCTCCGACCTGCCCGAAGCCTATTGGAAATACAGCCATCTGTTCCTCACGATGGGCTGGCAGACGCTCTGGCGCACGGTGCTCGGCCTCGCCATCGCGGTGGTCGCGGGCACGCTTTTGGGCATGGTCATGGGGTTCTCGAAAATCGCCCGCGAGGGGCTCTACCCGCTCCTCGTCGGCTTCAACGCGATCCCGAAGGCAACCCTCGTGCCGGTGCTGGCGCTCCTCTTCATCGGCCAGCATGATTTCAACACCGTGCTGATGGCCTTCCTGATCTCGTTCTTCCCGATCGCGGTCTCGGTCTCGATCGGCCTCTCCACCCTCGAACCCGAATATCGCGATATTCTGGCCGCCCTCGGCGCCTCGAAATTCACGATCTTCCGGAAAATCGCCCTGCCGAAAACCCTGCCCGAGTTCTTCGGCGCGCTGAAGGTCGCGGTGACCCTCGCCTTCATCGGCACGAACCTCGTGGAAATCGTCTCCCCCCATGGCCGCGGCCTCGGCGCGCTTTTCAAATCGGGCGAGACGAACGGCGATTACCCGCTGATGTTCGCGGTGCTGATCGCGCTCGCCTTCCTCGGTATCGTTCTCTACTACGCCGTCGTCGCGCTGGAGCGGATCTTCGCGGGCTGGGCCGAGCGCAGCCCCGGTTGAGAGCGCCGGGGGCGTGCGCCGCCCCCGGACCCCCTGCGGGATATTTGGACATCATTGAAGAGGCCCCCTCCCCTTCAACGATGCGAAAATATCCCGGGGGTGAATGCCGCAGGCAGAGGGGGCAGCGCCCCCTGCGCCCTCGTCGCGGGGCAAGGCTTGCGAATCCTGCGCGCCCCCCCTATATGAGCCCTCGAGAGGTTGGCGCGGGCGAGCGCCTCGCCAACCCGGTCAGGTCCGGAAGGAAGCAGCCGCAACGAGTCCCGCTTGGGTCGATGTCCAGCCTCTCACCCTCCTCCTCATCGGTTTGACACAGGGCCCGGCGTGGCTAGACTGCGCCCGACGACAGGAGACGCGCATGTCCGACACGCCCGCGACCGGCTATCAGGTTCTGGCCCGCAAATACCGCCCCGCGACCTTCGCCGACCTGATCGGCCAGGAAGCGATGGTGCGCACGCTGAAGAACGCCTTCGCCGCCTCGCGCATCGCCCAGGCCTTCATCATGACCGGCATCCGCGGCACCGGCAAAACCACCACCGCGCGGATCATCGCCAAGGGCCTCAACTGTGTCGGCGCCGATGGCCAGGGCGGCCCGACGACCGAGCCCTGCCTCGTCTGCGAGCATTGCCGCGCGATCGCCGAGGGCCGCCATGTCGATGTGATGGAGATGGACGCGGCCTCGCGCACCGGGGTCGGCGATATCCGCGAGATCATCGAGAGCGTGCATTACCGGGCGGCCTCGGCCCGCTACAAGGTCTATATCATCGACGAAGTGCACATGCTCTCGACGAGCGCCTTCAACGCGCTCCTGAAGACCCTCGAAGAGCCGCCCGCGCATGTGAAATTCATCTTCGCCACGACCGAGATCCGCAAGGTGCCGGTCACGGTTCTGTCACGCTGCCAGCGGTTTGACCTCAAGCGGATCGAGCCCGAGGTGATGATGGCGCATCTGGCGCGCATCGCAGGCCTCGAGAGCGCGCATCTCGCGCCCGATGCGCTGGCGCTGATCACCCGCGCGGCGGAGGGCTCGGTGCGCGACGCGATGAGCTTGCTCGACCAGGCGATCGCGCATGGCGCGGGGGAGACGACGGCCGAGCAGGTGCGGGCGATGCTGGGGCTCGCCGATCGCGCCCGGGTGCTCGATCTCTTCGACATGATCCTGAAGGGCGATGCCGCCGGCGCGCTGACTGAGCTTGGCAGCCAGTATTCCGACGGCGCCGACCCGATGGCGGTGCTGCGCGATCTGACCGAGATCACCCATTGGGTCTCGGTGATCAAGATCACGCCCGAGGCCGCCGAGGACCCGACCGTGCCCCCCGAGGAGCGCACCCGCGGCCAGGCGATGGCGGCGGCGATCCCGATGCGGGTGCTCTCGCGGCTCTGGCAGATGCTGCTCAAGGCGATCGAAGAGGTCGGCGCCGCGCCCAACACGATGATGGCGGCCGAGATGGCGATCATCCGGCTGACCCATGTCGCCGACCTGCCCGACCCGGAAACCTTGATGCGCAAGATCCAGTCCGGCCCGGGCGAGGCCGGCGGGCGCGGCCCGGCGGCGGGCGGCGGCGGGGCGGGCGGGCCGACGATGGCCGCGGGCCCCCTGGCCGCGACCACGATGCGCGCGCGTTTTGGCGCGCCGATCGCGCGGGCGGGCAACGCGGCTCTCGCCCAGGCCGTGCAGGCCGAGACCGCGCTCGCGCGCTTTGCGCGGTTTGAGGATGTTTGTGAGCTCATCCGCCGGATGCGCGATGTGAAGCTCCTCCTCGATGTCGAGAATTGTCTGCGCCTCGTGCGCTATGCCCCCGGCCGGATCGAGTTCGAGCCGACCGAGGACGCGCCGCGCGACCTCGCCGCGACGCTCTCGCAGCGGCTGATGGGCTGGACGGGCGCGCGCTGGGGCGTGTCGATCGTGAGCGAGGGCGGCGGCGAGACCATCGCCGAGACCCGCAACGCCGGGCGCCGCGCCGCCGAGGCCGAGGCGCGCGCGCAAA from the Rhodobacter xanthinilyticus genome contains:
- a CDS encoding SRPBCC family protein gives rise to the protein MKLSTREDIELPAEALFDELCDVSRFERAALKRGVSLKRLDTLSAPGAGMSWDIGFRFRGKPRQILADLRRFERPEALDYAGESSSFAMVLELRMVALSRSRTRLVAALEVKPRTLGARLMIQSAKLGRANLERKFAERVKLFARALEMKGAAEG
- a CDS encoding bifunctional 2',3'-cyclic-nucleotide 2'-phosphodiesterase/3'-nucleotidase; amino-acid sequence: MAEPPDQPPSGQPETPAPPVVSLRLLETTDLHGHIQGYDYAANAPSASVGLARLAGLIAQARAEVEASLLFDNGDFLQGTPMMQYWAQVRGLGPGEIHPMIAAMNAVGYDAATPGNHDFNFGLGFLRRALAGARFPLVCANAVRRVGATPAEDETLLPPWTILERELTDSHGARRKLRIGVIGCLPAQFVEWDRIHLEGQLEARGLLAAARAHLPALRAQKPDLVIALAHTGIAAALPLPELDCDNENLALPLARIEGIDVLLCGHNHLCFPGPDIAEGGGIDPVRGTLAGKPAMIPGRWGSHLGVMDLTLEEGPAGWRIRDFRTELRAISRRPAPGCPAAPLVAEDTGILALNAEAHRETLRYTKRAIGTLTAPLHSFFSQIAPDAALSLVAEAQAAHVRARLIGRPQAELPLLSAVSPFKCGGRGGPDHYLELPPGPLTIRHITDLYAFPNVVSALELTGAELRDWLERAAGMFRRITPGRADQQLLNLDFPCYNFDVIAGLTYEIDLTQPARFSPTDGRLRNGSARRIRDLRFQGAPLDPQARFILATNSYRSAGAGHFIRPQRPALNLGPAETSFDALITHLSATSPVPRTPPRPIWRFAPMPGTSVLFRTSPRAAPFLGEIDAYRHETLGLDTQGFLRIRLHL
- a CDS encoding ABC transporter substrate-binding protein; the protein is MFHRTLRALGAAALIGTALSAPALAETKIPFTLDWKFEGPAAPYFLALDKGYYKAEGLDVEISEGAGSLDAIPKVATGAYPFGFSDINSLMKFLDQNPGAPVTAVMMVYDKPPFAVVGRKSLGIETPKDLEGKVLGAPPPDGAWAQFPIFAAEQGLDMTKITVEPVGFPVREPMLAEGKVAAVTGFSFTSTLSSIRLGVPEDDLKVLLMADYGVALYGNAILVNTEFAKANPEVVTGFLRATAKGWKDAISAPETAIDSLMTRNVAADKALETRRLEMAIKDNVLTDYVKEHGIGAVDPARFAKAIDQTGSVYEFKATPDAALYFDPSYLPKDGSLMLQ
- the nudC gene encoding NAD(+) diphosphatase, producing MPSSAPVSPRPGLAFEASGFDRAAHLRADPQALAALRAAAAILPVWRGRPLFAGPGARGVSGPVGAGLAALDADHVIFEASRAEIFLGLSEGRAVFARDVSGWHPGGDLPDPEAFFDASEHSHPDLPEGARFAELRGQMTALDARAAELAATARGLLTWHARHGFCPACGAATEPEAAGWQRRCTGCGAVQFPRIEPVAIMLVTRGNAVLLGRSPGWPEGMYSCLAGFMEPGETLEATVAREVFEESGVRVGAVRFLASQPWPFPASLMLGCHAEAVNAEITLDPAEIEDALWISRERLAEVFAGTDPVIRAPRAGAIAGWMLRQWLADRLV
- a CDS encoding ABC transporter ATP-binding protein, translated to MTKFIDIKGVKHAYKTRNGLLPVLDGLDVEVGQGEFCAVVGPSGCGKSTLTRLVSGLMRPDGGAVVLDGQEVSSPRKTVGMAFQNPVMLEWRTILENVMLPLEIVAPKMPRAEAEARAEHLLAMVGLKGFEKKRPSELSGGMRQRASLCRAIVHKPQVLIMDEPFGALDNFTREDLWQTMRDLRAAEPFTCILITHDLRESVFLGDQVIVLSGRPARTQYVLDVDLPADRTIDILYEPKAVEMLHLLRDQIRIAQGRDGGAH